From a region of the bacterium genome:
- the lspA gene encoding signal peptidase II, whose product MRKYLPLLIIPPLVVALDQATKGWILQNIPHQGTQPVWPGYFDLVHFRNPGVAFSMLDGLVGQGHQWFFFLVTAVAIAALLWLYAKSPASERATQIPLALIMGGALGNVIDRFVHGEVIDFLYFHWQHRVADFELFGRHFRFLLAWPAFNVADSAITCGAIFLAVKVLFLDSKVKDKR is encoded by the coding sequence ATGCGTAAATACCTTCCCCTTCTCATTATCCCCCCGCTCGTCGTCGCCCTCGATCAGGCGACCAAGGGTTGGATTCTGCAAAACATCCCCCACCAAGGCACCCAGCCGGTCTGGCCGGGCTATTTCGACCTGGTTCATTTTCGGAATCCGGGGGTGGCCTTCAGCATGCTCGACGGGCTGGTGGGCCAAGGCCATCAGTGGTTCTTTTTTCTCGTCACCGCGGTGGCCATCGCCGCCCTGCTCTGGCTCTACGCCAAGAGCCCGGCCTCGGAGCGGGCGACCCAGATCCCCCTGGCCTTGATCATGGGCGGCGCCTTGGGCAACGTCATCGACCGCTTCGTCCACGGCGAAGTCATCGACTTCCTTTATTTCCATTGGCAGCACCGGGTCGCCGATTTCGAGCTTTTCGGCCGCCATTTTCGTTTCCTGCTGGCCTGGCCGGCCTTCAACGTCGCCGACAGCGCCATCACCTGCGGGGCGATCTTTCTGGCGGTAAAAGTGCTTTTCCTCGACTCCAAAGTGAAGGATAAGCGTTAA